AGTCTGATCTCCGCTGACCACGGTCTCGCGATGAAACGCTCGACCGTTTACTCAGCAGTCTGATCTCCGCTGACCACGGTCTCGCGATGAAACGCTCGACCGTTTACTCAGCGGAGATGACGTCGTCGATCCGCGCGATCATCGTCGCCGCCTCGGTGGCGGACTCGACGGCCTCGTGCTTGACCGCAGCGGGGTCGAGGACGCCGTAGTCGACGGGGTCGTCGATGACGCCCGTCTGGCCCTCGCTGATGATGCCTGCGCGGCCCTCGCTCTCGTAGCGGCTGCGGAGGTCGACCAGCGCGTCGATGGGGTCCATGCCGGTGTTCTCGGCCAGCGTGCGCGGCAGGACGTCGACGGCGTCCGCGAAGGCCTCGACAGCCAGCTGCTTGCGGCCCTCGATGGAGGCCGCTTCGTCGCGGATGTAGTCGGCGACGGCGATCTCGGTGGCGCCGGCGCCGGGGACGACGCCGCCCTCGTCGAGGGCGGCCGTCACGACGTCGAGCGCGTCCTGCAGGGCGCGCTCCAGTTCGTCGGCGACGTGCTCGGTGCCGCCGCGGGCGAACACCGTCACCGTCTCGGAGGTGTCGCCGCCCTGGACGAAGACGAGCTCGTCGCCGTCGCCGAACTTCTCGATGGAGACATCGTCGGTGTGGCCGAGGTCGCCGGACTCGAGAGCCTCGACGGACCCGACGCGGCTGGCACCGGTCGAGTCGACCACGGCGGCGACGTCGTCGTCGCCGACGCTCGCGAAGGCCAGCATGCCGGCCTTGGCGAGCTCGGAGGCCACCAGGTCCTCGATGTTACCGGTGACGAAGGCGACGTCGGCGCCGGTGTCGATCAGGTCCTGGGCGTAGCCGCGCAGCTCCTCCTCCTCGGCGTCCAGCGCCGCGTTGAACTGGTCGACGCTGGAGACGTTGTACTCGGCGTCGATGTTGCTCTCGCGGACCTCGAGGTCGGCGTCGACGACGGCGATGTTGGCGTCCTCGACGGACGTCGGCATGTTGTCGTGGGCAGGGTCCTCCTCGAAGATGACGCCCTCGACCAGTTCCGTGGCCGACGAGGCGGCACCGGTCTGGGTCCGGACGGCGACGTTGTCGCGGACGACGCCGGACTCGTTCTGGGCCTGGCGGACGGCGTCGACGACCGTCTCGGCGAGCCGGCTGGCGGCGACGTCGCCCGTGCCCTTGCCGGTCATGGAGGACTCGGCGACGGAGACGAGCGTCTCGTCGTCCAGCTCGTCGTCGAGAACCTCGCCCTCGATGGCCTCGCGGGCCAGCTGGGAGGCCTCGTGGTAGCCCTCGACGATTGTCGTCGGGTGGACGTCGTCGTCCAGCAGGTCCTCGGCCTGGGCCAGCAGCTGGCCGGCGAGGACGGAGGCCGTCGTCGTGCCGTCGCCGACCTCCTCCTCCTGGGTGTCGGCGACCTCGACGATCATCTGGGCCGCGGGGTGCTCGATGTCCATCTCGTCGAGGATGGTGGCGCCGTCGTTCGTGATGACGACGTCGCCCGAGTCGGAGACGAGCATCTTGTCCATCCCTCGCGGGCCCAGCGTCGTCCGTACGGACTCGCTGACGGCCTTCCCTGCGGAAATGTTCGAACTCTGTGCGTCCTTACCTTGCGTACGCTCCGTATCTTCGTTGAGAATGAAGAGGGGCTGTCCCCCCATGCGTCGCTGGCCCTGTGACATAGGTATGTACCTCGTTATATGGGTCGTTTGCAGTTCTATATAAAGTTTTTGCTAGTGCGACGCAGTGGGGCTACTCCCGGCGCAGTTCGGCAGATATCCGTCCGACGCCGAGTCGATAGCCGTACCTGTAAAGAGCGTTCCGGCATCGGTTCTGACGCACTGCATAGTAGAAATTAAACGCAATGACCGGCTCGAAGGACACCTGGGCCGCCCTTCGACGCGTGGATAGTTTCAATTTCTACTATACTGTGTGCTCTGTTGCTCCGGTCGGAAAGTGTGGCGGGCGCGTGAAAACGCGTCGGAGCGGCGGAACGACTGCCGTCCTGCCGATGGTTTAATACCGGGAACCGACATTGCCCACCACAATGCTGGAGTTGGAACACGGGTTCCGCGTGGTCGACGTCCACGCCCGCCTGGAGCCCGACGAGGAGCGCCGGCCCCGCGAGGGCATCGGGGACCCGGAGGGGCTCGAACGCGAGATGCACCAGGCCGGGGTGGTCCGCGCCGTCGCCGCCCCCGGTCAGCGCGACGACGGCTACCTCAAGGCCAACAACGCGGTCGCGCGGATGAGCGTCGGCCGTCCCCTCGTCGCCTTCGCGCGCATCAACGGCGCTCGCAATCCAGGCGAGAGCGCGGGCTCGCGCCTCCGGAACCTCGCCGCCTCCCGGAAAGGACACCACACCTCGCCAGAGGACGTCGAGCAGTACGCCTACGACGACCGCTTCGCCGGCTTCACTCTCCACCCCGCGAAGGACGGCCTCCCCGACGACGAGGTCCTCGACGAACTCTCCGAGACGGGTAAGCCGCTGCTGGTCCACGGCGGCACGACGTTCCCGCCCGAGGCCGTCGAGCGGGCCCTGCTCGACCACGACTTCCCCGTGATCATCGGTCACTTCGGCGCCCACCCGCTCCAGCGCGACCTCATGCACGAGGCCATCGACCTGCTGGACCGCCACGACGACTGCTACCTCGACACCAGCACCGTCCGTTACCGCGACCCGCTGGAGCGAGCGATCATGGAACACCCCGACCGCGTCCTCTTCGGATCCGGCGCACCCTCCGTCCACCCCAACGTCGCCGTCATGGAGATTCTCACCCTCGACGTCCCCGAGGACGCCATGAAGAAGGTCTTCTCGAAGAACCCCGGGCGCGTCGTCGAGGAGCTGGCGCCCTGAGGGCGCGGTCGAGCATACCGATCGCCGGAGGCGAGCGGTTTCACTTCTCGCGAGGGAGCGCAGCGACCGAGCGAGAAGGCCGTTTTTCGCCCACGTTTTTGTGAGGGGGGTCGGCGCTGGCGACCATCCGAAGTAACTCTGGGGCCAGCCTGTGCGGCCTTTCTTAAGCGACTGGCCGAGCGGCGTAGCCCGTCGAAGGCGGCGTCGCGGCAGTCAGCGCTCGTCGTAGACGGCGACGGCGCGGTCGGCGCGCGTCGACCGGCCGTTGGGGTTGCGCCGCCAGCTGCGGTCCCTGAACCGGGCGACCAGCCCGTCCTTGCTGCCCGCGGCGATCTGGCCGGTGACCGAGCGGCCGGTTCCGAGCCACTCGGAGGGGTCGGAGTCGCCGGCGAGGACGCCGCGCAGCCCCTCGACGGCGTCCCGGCCGGCCGATCCGAGGACGCGCCCGACGACGGTCGGACGGAGGCCGTAGTTCTTCACGAGCCGGTAGGACAGCGAGCGGTACTTCGGCCCCCACTCCGTCTCCCGGACGCCGCCGTCGGCCCCGTACTCGCGGCGGACGCTCATGTCGCTGTTCCAGGCCACGTCGTGGCCGGCGCCGGCGAGGCGGTGGGCCAGGTCGCGGGCGCCGGCGTCGAGGTACTCGTCGAACCCGTCCATCGCCTCCAGGACGGATCGCTCGAAGGCGACGTTACCGGGGTTGAAGAAGGACACGTCGCGCCCGACGACGGTGGCGTTCTCGGCGGATTCGGTCGTCATCCCGGCCGCGAGCTGCTCGTGAGTCGGTCCAGTAACGACGGCCGCGTCGCCGATGCCGTCGGTCACGGCGTCGAACCAGCTCGCCTCGACGGTGTACGAACGGTCCAGCAGCGCCACGACGTCGCCGTCCGCGCGGTCGATGCCGGCGTTGCGGGCCGCGCTGGTGGACCGATCGGAGATCTCGACGAGTACGTCGACGTCGCTGCGCTCCCGCACCATGCCCGTGGTGCCGTCCGACGACGGACCGTTGACAACGACCGTCTCGGCGTCGGGGACGTGGTCGGCGAGCGCGTCGAGACAGCGCGCCAGCTCCTCCCGACCGTTCAGCGTCGGGACGACCACGGACACTTCCATACCCCCCAGTAGTCGTCCGGAGGGGTATAAAACTCGTGCACTGTCTCGCCGAAATCCGAGCGTACTCGGCGCCGGCGGTCAGACGCGCGCGTCCCAGTAGGAGACGGAGGCCAGCGGGTCGCCCACGGGGCTGGCCCCGATGGCGGTGTCGATCGACCGGAATCCGGCGGCCAGGCTACCCGGAATCTTTCGGTAGAAGCCGTAGGGCAGGACGAAGTCGTGTTCGTCGCCGGCCAGCTCCAGGTCGGCCCCGTCGAGCAGGCGGTCGACCTCCCAGCGGGAGTACAGCCGCGACCCCATTGGGAGCGCCCAGTTGTACAGCGAGCGCGTCGAGAACCGATTGAAGGTGTCGAAGAAGACCTGTTTCTTCGAGACGCGACGCATCTCCGCCAGGAAGGCCGCGGGCGTGTCCGCGAGGTGGAAAAAGCGCATCGCGACGACGGCGTCGAAGTGATCGTCGGGGAACGGCAGGCGGGCGGCGTCGCCGCGCATGAACTCGACGCTGTCGGACAGGCCGGCCGAGCGGGCCTTCTCGCGGCCCTGCTGGAGCATCGGACCCGAGATGTCCAGCCCGACGACGTCCGCGCCCCGGTCGGCGAGCATGACGGTGAACCGGCCGGTCCCGCAGGCCACCTCAAGCACCGACTTCCCGTCGACGGGGCCGATGGCGTCGAGGACCGCCTCCTTCTCACGGCGATCGATCAGCTGTCCGCCCCGGGAGAACCGCTTCGCCTCGTACTCTTGGGCGACGTCGTCGGCCTGGTACCACTCCTGCCCTTTCACGCTCCAACTGTTGGAAACCCGGGGATTAAAACGATACTGCTTTCCCCGGCGGAAATCGGCGTTCGGGGCCGGGTGGCGGGTCCGCCCCGTTCCTCAAGACGTGACTACGCGGTCGGGTTCGATGGCCACGATCACGCGCGGGTTCTCGTCCTCGTTGGGATACTCGTCGACGTCCAGATAGCGCCGGGCCAGTTCGTCGATGTGTTCCTCGGCCCCCTCTTCGCGCAGCTCGACGACCTCGCCCCGCACCGAGAGGAACCGGTAGGGGTCGTCCGGGTCGGTCATGCTGAGTCCGACCCGCGGATCCTCCGAGAAGAACCGCTCCTTGGCCCGGCCGCGGACGGTGTTGACGAGGACGTGGCCGGCCTCGTCGTCGTAGTCGACCCAGACGGGCGTCACGTGGGGCGCGCCGTCCGGGGGCATCGCCGCGACGTGCGCGAACGTCTTCTTCTCGAACAGTTCGTGAAACTCCTCCGGGATGGACGCCATACACGCGCTTGGGGCGCGACACTGAAGAAATCGGTACCCAGATCAGGATATAAGGGTACATTATACAGACTTGAGAATCCCTATTGTATGGTCTTCCATATAGCCAAGTTTTACCATCAGTGGTCGGGCACCGCCTCGTATGAGCACGACGAGCGAGGAAGCCAAGCCGTCCGCGTTCGCGGAACCGGAGTTCCGCGAACGGCTCCGCGAGCTCCCGCCGAGCGCGAAGCTCGTGGCCAAGGTACTGGAGAGCGACGCGCCCCTCTCCCAGAGCCAGCTGGTCGACCAGTCGCTGCTGCCCGACCGGACCGTCCGGTACGCGCTGAACCGCCTGGAGGAGTCCGACCTGGTCGACTCCCGGTACAGCTTCACGGACGCGCGCAAGCAGGTGTACTACCTGACCGATTGATACGGGCTGTCGTAGCCGCGTCCCGGTTCGACTGCTCGATCCCGGGCGGTCGTCCCAGTCGTGACCGACAACAGTCCGATGCCGGGGCCGACCGACCGCAAAGTTTCAGCCTCGGAGAGGAGAAGAGATGCGCGTAACGGTATGAGCGAAGACCACGCGACGATCCGACGAGTCCCCGTCGAGACCGGCTCGCCCAGCGGCGCGACGAACGCCTACCTCGTCGGGTCGGATCCGACGCTGCTGATCGATCCGGGCGCCCGGAGCGACGGCTTCGACGCCGCGCTGGCCGACCGAACGGTCGAACACGTCGCCGCGACCCACCACCACCGGGACCACGTCGGCGCTCTCGCCGACTACGCCCGCGCACACGACGCGACAATCTGGTGCCGCGCCGGCCGCGCGGACGACTTCGCAGCGGCGACCGGCGTCGAACCGGACCGGACGTTCCGCGAGGGGACAGTGATTCCCGCCGCCGACGGAGTCGAGGCCCTGGAACTGCCTGGCCACTCCCCGGAACACGTCGGGTTCGCCACCGGCGGCGGCGTGCTCGCCGGCGACCTGGTCGTCGCCGAGGGCAGCGTCGCCGTGGCCGCCCCGGAGGGCGACCTTCGGGCCTACTGCACCTCGCTGCGGCGCCTGCACACGAGGACGCCGCCGCGGCTCTATCCGGGCCACGGACCCGCCGTCGACGACCCGCGAGCGACCTGTCGACGACTGCTCCGGCACCGCCTCGACCGGGAGGAGCGGATCCGCGCGGCCGTCGCCGGCGGCGCCGAGACGGTCGACGAGGTGCTCGCGGCGGCCTACGAGAAGGACCTGACCGGTGTGCGAGAACTGGCGCGCGCGACCGTCCGCGCCCACCTGGTGAAGCTCGCCGTCGAGGACGCCGTCGTCTGGGACGGAACGCTCGCGGAGCCCGCGTGACGGCCGGCCGGATCGATCACTCGGCCGAGGGCGCGGGGCTTTTGCGCCTCGGCGCGGAAGGGTAATCGTGGAATCACTGGAGGACGAACTCGCGCGCGCACACGACCTCGATGTCGCGGAACTGGCCGACGCCGTCGAGTCGATCGGGTTCGAGTGCACGCGCTGTGGCGCCTGCTGCAAAGCCGAGACGAGTTGCGGGAGCGGCGGTGACGCCGAGAGCGGCGACGCCGACGGCGACGAGGCAGAGACCGAGCCACACACGGCGACCGTCTTCC
This genomic interval from Halomicrobium urmianum contains the following:
- the thsA gene encoding thermosome subunit alpha, which translates into the protein MGGQPLFILNEDTERTQGKDAQSSNISAGKAVSESVRTTLGPRGMDKMLVSDSGDVVITNDGATILDEMDIEHPAAQMIVEVADTQEEEVGDGTTTASVLAGQLLAQAEDLLDDDVHPTTIVEGYHEASQLAREAIEGEVLDDELDDETLVSVAESSMTGKGTGDVAASRLAETVVDAVRQAQNESGVVRDNVAVRTQTGAASSATELVEGVIFEEDPAHDNMPTSVEDANIAVVDADLEVRESNIDAEYNVSSVDQFNAALDAEEEELRGYAQDLIDTGADVAFVTGNIEDLVASELAKAGMLAFASVGDDDVAAVVDSTGASRVGSVEALESGDLGHTDDVSIEKFGDGDELVFVQGGDTSETVTVFARGGTEHVADELERALQDALDVVTAALDEGGVVPGAGATEIAVADYIRDEAASIEGRKQLAVEAFADAVDVLPRTLAENTGMDPIDALVDLRSRYESEGRAGIISEGQTGVIDDPVDYGVLDPAAVKHEAVESATEAATMIARIDDVISAE
- a CDS encoding amidohydrolase family protein; translation: MLELEHGFRVVDVHARLEPDEERRPREGIGDPEGLEREMHQAGVVRAVAAPGQRDDGYLKANNAVARMSVGRPLVAFARINGARNPGESAGSRLRNLAASRKGHHTSPEDVEQYAYDDRFAGFTLHPAKDGLPDDEVLDELSETGKPLLVHGGTTFPPEAVERALLDHDFPVIIGHFGAHPLQRDLMHEAIDLLDRHDDCYLDTSTVRYRDPLERAIMEHPDRVLFGSGAPSVHPNVAVMEILTLDVPEDAMKKVFSKNPGRVVEELAP
- a CDS encoding glycosyltransferase family 2 protein, which produces MEVSVVVPTLNGREELARCLDALADHVPDAETVVVNGPSSDGTTGMVRERSDVDVLVEISDRSTSAARNAGIDRADGDVVALLDRSYTVEASWFDAVTDGIGDAAVVTGPTHEQLAAGMTTESAENATVVGRDVSFFNPGNVAFERSVLEAMDGFDEYLDAGARDLAHRLAGAGHDVAWNSDMSVRREYGADGGVRETEWGPKYRSLSYRLVKNYGLRPTVVGRVLGSAGRDAVEGLRGVLAGDSDPSEWLGTGRSVTGQIAAGSKDGLVARFRDRSWRRNPNGRSTRADRAVAVYDER
- a CDS encoding class I SAM-dependent methyltransferase → MKGQEWYQADDVAQEYEAKRFSRGGQLIDRREKEAVLDAIGPVDGKSVLEVACGTGRFTVMLADRGADVVGLDISGPMLQQGREKARSAGLSDSVEFMRGDAARLPFPDDHFDAVVAMRFFHLADTPAAFLAEMRRVSKKQVFFDTFNRFSTRSLYNWALPMGSRLYSRWEVDRLLDGADLELAGDEHDFVLPYGFYRKIPGSLAAGFRSIDTAIGASPVGDPLASVSYWDARV
- a CDS encoding PPOX class F420-dependent oxidoreductase, producing MASIPEEFHELFEKKTFAHVAAMPPDGAPHVTPVWVDYDDEAGHVLVNTVRGRAKERFFSEDPRVGLSMTDPDDPYRFLSVRGEVVELREEGAEEHIDELARRYLDVDEYPNEDENPRVIVAIEPDRVVTS
- a CDS encoding helix-turn-helix domain-containing protein translates to MSTTSEEAKPSAFAEPEFRERLRELPPSAKLVAKVLESDAPLSQSQLVDQSLLPDRTVRYALNRLEESDLVDSRYSFTDARKQVYYLTD
- a CDS encoding MBL fold metallo-hydrolase; amino-acid sequence: MSEDHATIRRVPVETGSPSGATNAYLVGSDPTLLIDPGARSDGFDAALADRTVEHVAATHHHRDHVGALADYARAHDATIWCRAGRADDFAAATGVEPDRTFREGTVIPAADGVEALELPGHSPEHVGFATGGGVLAGDLVVAEGSVAVAAPEGDLRAYCTSLRRLHTRTPPRLYPGHGPAVDDPRATCRRLLRHRLDREERIRAAVAGGAETVDEVLAAAYEKDLTGVRELARATVRAHLVKLAVEDAVVWDGTLAEPA